The Cystobacter ferrugineus genome includes a window with the following:
- a CDS encoding zinc-dependent alcohol dehydrogenase yields the protein MRALTYEGPYRVAVRNKPDPRIEHPQDGIVRVTSAAICGSDLHLLHGLMPDTRIGFTFGHEFTGIVEEVGPDARGVKKGDRVMLPFQIFCGGCYYCTQGLTSCCDNTNPATDAGTGIYGYSHTMGGYDGGQAEYVRVPFIGVDAEKIPDDVEDLDALPITDAFSTGYQGAEMCDLKGGETVLVLGCGPVGLFAMWSAWAMGAGRVIAVDHVDYRLEFARNWFGVETLNFKDLDLVTTVKGMTEGRGADVTIEAVGCEAAGSPVHRVLGVYGKLEAGSPQAINFAIHATRKGGTISLMGGYGPPFAGVDIGTFMNKAQTMRTGQASVKRYMPHLLEHVRAGRIKPSKVFTHRLPLDQAPQGYHTFAQKRDGCIKVALFPHSTFH from the coding sequence ATGAGAGCGCTGACCTATGAAGGCCCCTATCGCGTCGCGGTGCGCAACAAGCCCGATCCCAGGATCGAGCATCCGCAGGATGGCATCGTCCGCGTGACGTCCGCGGCGATCTGCGGCTCGGATCTCCACCTGCTGCATGGGCTCATGCCGGACACCCGCATCGGCTTCACCTTCGGCCACGAGTTCACGGGCATCGTCGAGGAGGTCGGCCCCGACGCCCGGGGCGTCAAGAAGGGCGACCGGGTGATGCTGCCGTTCCAGATCTTCTGTGGCGGTTGCTACTACTGCACCCAGGGCCTGACCTCGTGCTGCGACAACACCAACCCGGCGACCGACGCGGGAACCGGCATCTACGGCTACTCGCACACCATGGGCGGCTATGACGGCGGCCAGGCCGAGTACGTCCGCGTGCCCTTCATCGGAGTGGACGCCGAGAAGATTCCCGACGACGTCGAGGATCTCGACGCCCTCCCCATCACGGACGCCTTCTCCACCGGCTACCAGGGCGCGGAGATGTGTGATCTCAAGGGCGGCGAGACCGTGCTGGTGCTCGGGTGCGGCCCGGTCGGCTTGTTCGCGATGTGGTCGGCCTGGGCGATGGGCGCCGGCCGGGTCATCGCCGTGGACCATGTCGACTACCGCCTCGAGTTCGCGAGGAACTGGTTCGGTGTCGAGACGCTCAATTTCAAGGATCTCGACCTCGTCACCACGGTGAAGGGCATGACGGAAGGCCGGGGCGCCGACGTGACCATCGAGGCCGTGGGCTGCGAGGCGGCGGGCTCGCCGGTGCATCGTGTGCTCGGTGTCTATGGAAAGCTGGAGGCCGGCTCACCGCAGGCGATCAACTTCGCCATCCACGCGACGCGCAAGGGTGGAACCATCTCCCTCATGGGCGGCTACGGCCCGCCGTTCGCGGGTGTCGACATCGGCACCTTCATGAACAAGGCGCAGACGATGCGCACCGGCCAGGCCAGCGTGAAGCGCTACATGCCGCACCTGCTCGAGCACGTCCGGGCCGGACGGATCAAGCCCAGCAAGGTCTTCACCCACCGGCTGCCGCTCGATCAGGCGCCCCAGGGCTACCACACGTTCGCCCAGAAGCGGGACGGCTGCATCAAGGTGGCGCTCTTCCCCCACTCGACCTTTCACTAG